The region ACGCAAAAAAACGCTAAGCTTGAAATGGAAATGACCGTTGAAAAAGGACTGGGATATGTCCTTGCAGAGAAACTAAAACAAGAAAAATCAGATGTGGGCGTTGTTTACCTTGATGCAATCTTCACGCCAGTGCAAAAAGTAGCATTTACCGTAGAGAATACAATGTTTGAAAAAAGAGCGGACTATAATAAATTAAAAATAGATGTAGAGACAGATGGAAGTATTAAACCAGAAGAAGTATTTGAAAAAGCATTATCAGTGTTAATCGATCATTTAAATTCTATTCAGAAAAGTTTTGGTGTAAAGATAAAAGGAAAGAAAAAAGCTGAGAAAGAAGGGGAGAAAAATTTAGCACTTGAAGATCTTAAAATTTCTGACAGAACATTAAAGCTTCTAAATGAAGCTGGCATAAAAAGCCTTGAAGGCCTTCTTAGAAAAAAAGAAAAATCTATAACGGAAATCAAAGGAATGGGAGAAAAAGCAGTAAAAGAGATTAAAAGAAAGCTTAAAAGTAAGGATTTGGAGTTAAAGTAAAAAAAGTTATTTTTGCTGAAAAAAAACTATGCGCCATAAAAAAGGCAGCAGAAAACTTAAAAGAAACAAAAGCCAGAGAAAAGCGCTTCTTAGAAATTTAAGCGAGAGTTTGATTTTGAAAGGGAAAATAAAAACTACAGAAGTAAAAGCAAAAGAACTTAGGGGTTATATTGAAAGGAAAATTACAAAAGCAAAAAAGGGGGACCTTGCTTCTATTAGGTTTTTAAGAAAAAGCCTTTCAAAAAAAACGGTACAAAAGTTAATTAGTGATATTGAATTGTTCAAAAACAGAAATAGTGGTTATACGAGAATTATAAGAGCAGGAGAAAGAAAAAGTGATAGCGCAAAAATGGCAATTATAGAATTAATAAAAAACATTAAAGAAAAAGAAAAGAAAAATGAAAATCGACGCAAAAAATAAGAGCTTAGGAAGAATAGCAAGTGAAATTGCTATAATTCTTCAGGGTAAAAACGAACCCAGTTTCCAACCAGAGAAAGCAGGAAGTGAAACTGTGGAGGTAGAAAATTTAGAAAAAATAAAAATTAATGATAAAAAATTTGAAAAAAAAATTTATTATCGTCATACCGGATATCCCGGAGGAATTAAAAAAATAACCCTAAAAGAACTTTTTGAAAAAGATCCAAAAGAAGTTTTAAAAAAGGCTGTTTTAGGAATGTTACCCAAAAATAAATTACAAAAAAAGAGAATCAAAAGAATTATAATTAAATAAATTATAGGTTTATGCCAAAGAAAAAAAATACTACAACAAAAAGAAAGAAAAAATTACCAGTAAAGAAAAAAACACGAAAAAAAGTAGAAAAAAAAGAAAAATACATTGAAACTATTGGTCGTCGAAAAACCAGTACAGCGCGCGTTAGGTTTTACCAAAACACAAAAGAAAAAGGACTAATTGTTGTAAATAAAAAAGATCTAAAAGAATACTTTCCGGAATTAGAATTACAAAATGAAATACAATCCCCGCTAGAAAAAACAAATACTAAATTATTAAGTAAGGGGAAAATAGAAATATTAGTTAAGGGCGGCGGAAAAAGAGGACAGGCCGATGCCATAAAACTTGGTATTTCAAGATTATTAGTTGAAAGTGATCCAAAGCTTAAAGAAGTTCTTAAAAATTATTCTTTGCTTACAAGAGATCCGCGAAAGAAAGAAAGAAAGAAGTTTGGTTTAAAAAAAGCAAGGAAAGCTCCTCAGTTTTCAAAGAGATAGTGAAGAAATATTTTCGATACTTCAATTGACATAAATTATAATATTTGGTATAATATAAGTATATCAAATATATTATGAACAAATTTCCCCGAAATTTAATCTCCTTTCTACAAACATTTCTTTTAGCATTAGCGATTGTTATACCCGTAAGGTATTTTCTATTCCAGCCTTTTATTGTAAGTGGTTCTTCCATGGAACCAAATTTCAAACAAGGAGAATATCTTTTAATAGACGAACTTTCTTTTAGATTTAGAGCCCCCGAAAGAGGAGAGGTTGTTGTTTTCAGATACCCTAAAAATCCTTCATATTTTTACATAAAAAGAATTATTGGCTTGCCGGGCGAGACTGTTGAAATACAAAATAGCAAATTAAAGATATATAATTATAATTTTCCCGAGGGAAAGGTATTTAATGAACCTTATATAAAAGGATCTACAGAAGATGATTTAAAAATAACCCTGGATAAAAATGAATATTTTGTACTTGGAGATAATAGAGAACATTCTTCTGATTCAAGAGTTTTTGGACCGGTCTCTAAAAAAAATATTATAGGTAGGGGATGGATTGCGGTTTATCCAAGTCAGGGCGTTGAAATCCTTAAGGGCGCTGTGTATAAATAACATACATGCCAAGAAGAAAAAAACAATTCAAAAATCTTACAGGAATGCCCGATATTTTAAAGAAAGAATTATCGATACTTCAAGATATTCAAAAAATTGTAACAAGCTTTGCAAATTTCTATAATTTTTATCAAATATCAACTCCGATATTAGAAGAGGAGGAACTTTTTATTAAAGGAACCGGCGAGGAAACTGATATAATTCAAAAAGAAACATATTCTTTCTCAACCCAAGGAAAAGAGAGGGTAATTTTAAGACCTGAATTTACACCCTCAATAGTAAGGGCATATATTCAAAACGGAATGGAAACCGCTCCAAAACCAGTAAAACTTTGGAGTTTTGGACCATTATTTAGACATGAAAAACCCCAAAAAGGAAGA is a window of Candidatus Paceibacterota bacterium DNA encoding:
- the rplM gene encoding 50S ribosomal protein L13, with protein sequence MKIDAKNKSLGRIASEIAIILQGKNEPSFQPEKAGSETVEVENLEKIKINDKKFEKKIYYRHTGYPGGIKKITLKELFEKDPKEVLKKAVLGMLPKNKLQKKRIKRIIIK
- the rpsI gene encoding 30S ribosomal protein S9, which produces MPKKKNTTTKRKKKLPVKKKTRKKVEKKEKYIETIGRRKTSTARVRFYQNTKEKGLIVVNKKDLKEYFPELELQNEIQSPLEKTNTKLLSKGKIEILVKGGGKRGQADAIKLGISRLLVESDPKLKEVLKNYSLLTRDPRKKERKKFGLKKARKAPQFSKR
- the rplQ gene encoding 50S ribosomal protein L17, producing the protein MRHKKGSRKLKRNKSQRKALLRNLSESLILKGKIKTTEVKAKELRGYIERKITKAKKGDLASIRFLRKSLSKKTVQKLISDIELFKNRNSGYTRIIRAGERKSDSAKMAIIELIKNIKEKEKKNENRRKK
- the lepB gene encoding signal peptidase I; translated protein: MNKFPRNLISFLQTFLLALAIVIPVRYFLFQPFIVSGSSMEPNFKQGEYLLIDELSFRFRAPERGEVVVFRYPKNPSYFYIKRIIGLPGETVEIQNSKLKIYNYNFPEGKVFNEPYIKGSTEDDLKITLDKNEYFVLGDNREHSSDSRVFGPVSKKNIIGRGWIAVYPSQGVEILKGAVYK
- a CDS encoding DNA-directed RNA polymerase subunit alpha; this translates as MINFSFNIKTIKKDTNRSIFEIEPLYPGYGVTIGNSLRRVLLSSIEGAAITQVKIRNVASEFTTIPGVKEDTLEITLNLKKIKLSLNSEESQKIEIKESGEKEIKAGDIKTPPQVEIINKDLHIASLTQKNAKLEMEMTVEKGLGYVLAEKLKQEKSDVGVVYLDAIFTPVQKVAFTVENTMFEKRADYNKLKIDVETDGSIKPEEVFEKALSVLIDHLNSIQKSFGVKIKGKKKAEKEGEKNLALEDLKISDRTLKLLNEAGIKSLEGLLRKKEKSITEIKGMGEKAVKEIKRKLKSKDLELK